Proteins found in one Methanomassiliicoccus sp. genomic segment:
- a CDS encoding GNAT family N-acetyltransferase, with protein MRTILITSPEEMDDHIEQWEALRGRAGGNAYSCCQLSKVWLETFQASASPRLVLVEDQGDLVGIAPLATSDFRMKGLALKTLSLVGGIPQCLRLVTNSIMYEPGRKDVLERMIAEMKRLKWSILWTQNMEDTADIRTYIGAAHDSWNAEDQTPNVNLTLPIRQEGDITETFSKHARRTLGKTLRMIEREGHHLSFRKVPSEDMKKAVEVYAEQHIQRWCTRGGSSFLRPRNCEFLAKASTIAHDGCEGFAYESILDGEVAGQLFGFLDASNAYMYRLGMNDSLMRFSPGWLVTYHALNDLRERGTTFTVWGGGEQRYKYEMGCQKSMLVGIQATRGAASMMSNLLRSRPVQKLNDRFGLQRKVLAKLSVQRTELDPSQADCDM; from the coding sequence TTGAGGACCATTCTGATAACATCCCCTGAGGAGATGGACGATCATATAGAACAGTGGGAGGCCCTGAGAGGACGAGCAGGGGGGAATGCCTACAGCTGCTGCCAGCTATCGAAGGTATGGCTGGAGACGTTCCAAGCCTCCGCCTCCCCCCGTCTGGTCCTGGTAGAGGACCAGGGGGACCTGGTCGGCATCGCCCCCCTGGCCACTTCCGATTTTCGAATGAAGGGACTGGCTCTCAAGACCTTGTCCCTCGTTGGTGGCATCCCTCAATGCCTCAGGCTGGTCACCAACTCCATAATGTACGAGCCGGGCCGCAAGGACGTCCTGGAACGGATGATCGCAGAGATGAAGCGCCTGAAGTGGAGCATCCTGTGGACCCAGAACATGGAGGATACAGCTGATATTCGCACATACATCGGTGCTGCCCATGATAGCTGGAACGCCGAGGACCAGACGCCCAACGTCAATCTGACGCTTCCCATCCGGCAAGAAGGGGACATAACCGAGACCTTCAGCAAGCATGCCCGCAGGACGCTGGGGAAGACCTTGAGGATGATAGAGCGTGAAGGCCACCACCTAAGCTTCCGGAAGGTCCCCTCTGAAGATATGAAGAAGGCAGTGGAGGTTTACGCGGAACAGCATATCCAGCGGTGGTGCACCAGGGGCGGCAGCTCTTTCCTCAGGCCTAGGAACTGCGAGTTCCTCGCCAAGGCCTCCACGATCGCCCATGATGGGTGCGAGGGTTTCGCCTACGAGAGCATCCTTGATGGTGAGGTCGCTGGCCAGCTCTTCGGTTTCCTCGATGCGAGCAATGCTTACATGTACCGTCTGGGGATGAATGACTCGCTCATGAGGTTCTCTCCAGGGTGGTTGGTCACCTACCATGCACTGAACGACCTGCGCGAGCGTGGTACCACCTTCACTGTCTGGGGCGGTGGGGAGCAGCGATATAAGTACGAGATGGGCTGTCAAAAGTCCATGCTTGTGGGTATACAGGCTACCAGGGGGGCAGCCTCCATGATGAGCAATTTACTGCGGTCCCGCCCTGTCCAGAAGTTGAACGACAGGTTCGGTCTGCAGAGGAAGGTTCTGGCCAAATTGTCAGTCCAACGAACTGAACTGGACCCATCGCAGGCCGATTGCGACATGTGA
- the wecB gene encoding UDP-N-acetylglucosamine 2-epimerase (non-hydrolyzing): MGKIVSVIGARPQFIKCAALSKELRKRHEEVIVHTGQHYDHGMSEIFFQELSIPHPDYNLNVGSNTQGRQTGDMLSSLEGVLIKERPDLVLVFGDTNSTLAGVLAASKLNMRIAHVEAGLRSFDRTMPEEINRVVADHLSNLLFVPTVNAANNLHMEGIFEGVHVVGDVMVDAVLMNLAIAKERSTILERLDLEEKDYLVATIHRQSNTDDINALSSTIRAMGRSQRKIVFPVHPRTRNRLVAAGMWEGLPSNIVPTEPLGYLDMLRLMSSADKIVTDSGGMQKEAYVLKVPCITVRSNTEWGETIEDGWNILVGCDPERLLEAISSFRPARPQSDPYGRGDAAVNIAKIIDGVSEVQEGLPSEPAVANHT, translated from the coding sequence ATCGGCAAGATCGTTTCGGTAATAGGCGCAAGGCCCCAGTTCATCAAGTGCGCGGCCCTCTCCAAAGAGCTGAGGAAGAGGCATGAGGAGGTCATCGTACACACCGGCCAGCACTACGATCACGGCATGTCCGAGATCTTCTTCCAAGAGCTGTCCATACCTCATCCAGACTACAACCTAAACGTTGGTTCTAACACTCAAGGCCGGCAAACGGGCGATATGCTGTCCTCCCTGGAGGGCGTTCTTATCAAAGAGCGGCCGGACCTGGTGCTGGTGTTCGGAGATACCAACTCCACGCTGGCCGGGGTGCTGGCAGCGTCGAAGCTGAACATGAGGATCGCCCATGTGGAGGCGGGCCTGAGGAGTTTCGACCGAACCATGCCCGAAGAGATCAACAGGGTGGTGGCGGACCATCTTTCCAACCTTCTGTTCGTCCCGACGGTAAACGCCGCGAACAACCTGCACATGGAGGGGATCTTTGAAGGGGTCCATGTGGTGGGGGATGTGATGGTCGATGCCGTCCTGATGAACCTGGCCATAGCCAAGGAGAGGTCGACCATCTTGGAGAGACTAGATCTCGAGGAGAAGGACTATCTGGTGGCCACCATCCACCGCCAGAGCAATACCGATGACATCAACGCCCTGTCGAGCACCATAAGAGCGATGGGGCGTTCGCAGAGAAAGATAGTGTTCCCCGTGCACCCCCGGACCAGGAACCGTTTGGTGGCCGCAGGCATGTGGGAAGGGCTGCCGTCGAACATCGTCCCCACCGAGCCGCTAGGCTACCTCGATATGCTGAGGCTCATGAGCTCCGCGGACAAGATCGTCACCGACTCCGGGGGGATGCAGAAGGAGGCCTACGTCCTGAAGGTCCCGTGCATCACGGTCCGGAGCAACACGGAGTGGGGCGAGACCATCGAGGACGGGTGGAACATTTTGGTCGGTTGTGATCCGGAGCGTCTGCTGGAAGCCATATCCTCGTTCCGACCGGCACGACCTCAGAGCGACCCCTACGGGCGCGGGGACGCGGCCGTCAACATCGCCAAGATCATCGATGGGGTATCCGAGGTGCAAGAAGGGTTACCGTCGGAGCCTGCAGTGGCGAACCATACGTAA
- a CDS encoding PHP domain-containing protein: MRKATIVIIALIVVASVSVAAVYLPRSNDGPSDTTPRNETPTDGVVVYDPYASGGQWFKGQMHCHSTQSDGALAPRDVVSRYADLGYDFIALTDHERITKVTGSILVLGQEYGKGSAESTGETHMNGINISYVPYKYALEQERVDNMTAQGGIVTLNHPAYYKYAYEDEVMAELTNYTCLEIANGYYVSMTTIEWWDDALTSGKTIWGLAADDAHGVSDYDKGWIVVRTSEDLTTDSIIDAIKRGSFYASTGAIIDDVVVAGSNITVSTPGADNIRFFGSEGKLLAAFNGSQATYHFNGTEGYVRAVVGANDGWGWTQPIFVGAKVSVQG; encoded by the coding sequence ATGAGGAAGGCCACTATCGTCATAATCGCCCTGATCGTCGTCGCATCTGTGTCCGTAGCGGCAGTATACCTCCCACGGTCCAACGATGGTCCGTCGGACACTACGCCTCGGAACGAGACGCCCACGGACGGCGTGGTCGTGTACGATCCCTACGCATCTGGCGGTCAATGGTTCAAGGGCCAGATGCACTGTCACTCCACTCAGTCGGACGGGGCCTTGGCCCCCCGGGACGTGGTCTCGCGGTACGCCGACCTGGGTTATGACTTCATCGCGCTGACCGACCATGAGAGGATCACCAAGGTCACCGGGAGCATACTGGTGTTGGGCCAGGAGTATGGCAAGGGTTCTGCGGAATCGACCGGGGAGACGCACATGAATGGCATCAACATCTCCTATGTTCCGTACAAATATGCGTTGGAGCAGGAGAGGGTGGACAACATGACCGCCCAGGGAGGCATCGTCACCCTCAACCACCCTGCGTACTACAAATATGCGTACGAGGACGAGGTCATGGCCGAGCTCACCAACTACACCTGCCTGGAGATAGCCAACGGCTACTACGTCTCCATGACCACCATCGAGTGGTGGGATGACGCGCTGACCTCCGGCAAGACGATATGGGGGCTGGCGGCGGACGATGCGCATGGTGTGTCGGACTACGACAAGGGATGGATAGTGGTCCGGACCTCTGAAGATCTAACTACGGACAGCATCATCGATGCCATCAAGCGGGGCTCGTTCTACGCGTCCACGGGTGCGATCATAGATGACGTCGTTGTCGCAGGCTCGAACATCACGGTCAGCACTCCGGGAGCGGACAACATCCGGTTCTTCGGTTCCGAGGGAAAGCTGCTGGCAGCGTTCAATGGTTCTCAAGCCACATATCATTTCAACGGCACCGAGGGGTATGTTAGAGCGGTGGTGGGAGCGAACGACGGATGGGGGTGGACGCAGCCGATATTCGTCGGTGCGAAGGTAAGCGTACAAGGGTAG
- a CDS encoding phenylacetate--CoA ligase family protein, with protein sequence MANAMMKAYRACPRSLQTIGINLVETTSWALDRSPTTGRYLEQLKAVQSWSREELDRYQSTKLRQVVRYAYDNVPFYRRLYDQERVDVESVRTVKDLDKLPMITKEDVRINYDDLQSRKSVRSKVQYTSGTTISPLKVRISTDAIKLNRASSLLRDHWAGYRGERAARFVGDQAITDCADTTLYRRSFVMNRFLYSSKCISVQTSRRILDSLKNNKVQILQCYPSAGYILAKFLERYDEHLPLKAVLYSSEPLHGFERELIEDRFQCRAFGFYGQIEHAVTAAECEKGSYHLAMLDGVLEIVNNGEQVGEGERGSTVVTALANQAMPLIRYQLNDLTGYTGEDCSCGRRTPTIHPVESKADDLIITPSGRIVTPLAITSLLKSARNVLEGQIVQGSIDSLTVRIVPLEDFSAEDEELLQQMFTSALGEEITIRVEKVGTIHASGAGKKRRVISQISGDPFDRAFSEVEEK encoded by the coding sequence ATGGCGAATGCGATGATGAAAGCGTACAGAGCATGCCCGCGGTCCCTTCAAACGATCGGCATCAATCTTGTGGAGACCACAAGCTGGGCCCTGGACCGGTCCCCGACAACGGGACGATACCTCGAACAGCTGAAGGCGGTGCAGTCCTGGAGCAGGGAGGAGCTGGACAGGTACCAGAGCACGAAGCTGCGGCAGGTGGTTCGATACGCATATGATAACGTCCCCTTCTACCGGCGGCTCTACGATCAGGAACGGGTGGACGTCGAGAGCGTTCGCACCGTGAAGGACCTGGACAAGCTGCCCATGATCACCAAGGAGGACGTGCGTATCAACTACGACGATCTTCAGTCGCGCAAGAGCGTCCGCTCAAAGGTCCAGTACACGTCCGGCACAACAATATCTCCCTTGAAGGTCAGGATATCCACTGATGCCATCAAGCTCAACCGGGCGAGCTCCCTGCTACGAGACCACTGGGCAGGATATCGTGGGGAGAGGGCAGCTCGGTTCGTGGGCGACCAGGCCATCACTGACTGCGCGGATACGACCCTGTATCGCAGGTCCTTCGTCATGAACAGGTTTCTCTACTCTTCCAAATGCATTTCTGTGCAGACCTCCCGGCGCATCCTCGACAGTTTGAAGAACAACAAGGTGCAGATACTGCAGTGCTACCCGTCCGCTGGATACATACTCGCAAAGTTTCTAGAGAGATACGATGAGCACCTCCCCCTCAAGGCGGTGCTGTACAGCTCCGAACCATTGCATGGCTTCGAGAGGGAGCTGATCGAGGATAGGTTCCAATGTAGAGCATTCGGCTTCTACGGCCAGATCGAGCACGCGGTCACGGCGGCGGAGTGCGAGAAGGGCAGCTACCATCTGGCGATGCTGGACGGGGTCCTGGAGATCGTGAACAACGGTGAGCAGGTGGGAGAAGGGGAGCGCGGGTCCACGGTGGTGACAGCGCTGGCCAACCAGGCCATGCCCCTGATACGCTATCAGCTCAATGACCTCACAGGGTACACCGGCGAGGATTGCAGCTGTGGTAGGAGAACACCGACCATTCACCCCGTGGAGTCCAAGGCCGACGACCTCATCATCACTCCCTCTGGCAGGATCGTGACCCCGTTGGCGATCACCTCGCTGCTGAAGAGCGCCCGGAACGTGCTAGAAGGTCAGATCGTCCAGGGCTCCATCGACTCCCTGACTGTGAGGATCGTGCCGTTGGAGGATTTCTCCGCTGAGGACGAGGAGCTCCTGCAACAAATGTTCACATCCGCACTGGGAGAGGAGATTACGATACGGGTCGAGAAGGTCGGCACGATCCACGCCTCCGGGGCCGGGAAGAAGCGCAGGGTCATAAGCCAGATCTCGGGGGACCCCTTCGACAGAGCCTTCAGCGAGGTGGAGGAAAAGTGA
- a CDS encoding glycosyltransferase family 4 protein, which translates to MEQKPDGPIVIADRRTAVLMIGPLPPPRGGVANFVEKVRDGFPSEGRYEIEVYRTGPAGERPSTSTLFIQDLRDVLRYFRRSRKGRPQIVHVHTASYYSFLRNVPYVMWSKHISRVRTVVHVHGGGFIEFYQNGSATVKYLVRRTLQETNAIIVTSPSWIKAFQDIAGPDKKIVSVPNGFDPRTFRPIERGEARKEAGIPPEGRVLVTVGYLEEVKGHRYLIEAMREVAAQHQDVRLYIIGNGSLRDALAEQVKKLGLEDRVHFLYDPITSAQVADWMNAADIFVLPSLKEGNPTVMFECLGCGRPFIGTWVGGIPDVITGEMGVLCEPSDPHGLALAINEALGREWSVERISQHAQRYTWTNIVSQLSALYDEIMGRETKD; encoded by the coding sequence ATGGAGCAGAAACCCGACGGTCCCATTGTCATTGCAGACAGGAGGACCGCCGTTCTGATGATAGGCCCCCTGCCCCCTCCCCGGGGAGGCGTGGCCAACTTCGTGGAGAAGGTCCGGGATGGCTTCCCATCCGAAGGTAGGTACGAGATCGAGGTGTATCGGACGGGGCCGGCGGGAGAAAGACCGTCCACCAGCACGCTTTTTATCCAGGACCTCCGGGATGTGCTGCGGTATTTCAGAAGGTCTAGGAAAGGACGTCCCCAGATCGTGCACGTTCATACCGCATCGTACTACAGCTTCCTGCGCAACGTCCCATATGTTATGTGGAGCAAACATATCTCCAGGGTTCGCACGGTCGTTCACGTTCATGGAGGTGGCTTTATAGAGTTCTACCAGAACGGCAGCGCTACGGTCAAATACCTCGTCCGCAGGACGTTGCAGGAGACCAATGCCATCATCGTCACCTCGCCCTCCTGGATAAAAGCGTTCCAAGATATCGCCGGACCCGACAAGAAAATAGTCTCCGTTCCCAACGGCTTCGATCCCCGCACCTTCCGACCCATCGAGCGAGGGGAAGCGAGGAAGGAGGCGGGCATACCACCCGAGGGAAGGGTGCTGGTGACCGTCGGGTACCTGGAGGAGGTGAAGGGCCACCGGTACCTCATCGAGGCCATGAGAGAGGTCGCCGCCCAGCACCAGGATGTTCGCCTTTACATCATCGGGAACGGTTCTCTCAGGGATGCGCTCGCAGAGCAGGTAAAGAAGCTGGGCCTGGAGGACCGCGTCCATTTCCTTTATGACCCTATAACATCGGCGCAGGTGGCCGACTGGATGAACGCCGCCGATATTTTCGTACTCCCCAGCCTCAAGGAGGGCAACCCCACGGTGATGTTCGAGTGCCTGGGATGCGGCAGGCCGTTCATTGGGACCTGGGTGGGGGGAATACCTGATGTCATAACCGGAGAGATGGGTGTCCTATGCGAGCCTTCGGACCCGCACGGCCTGGCGCTGGCGATCAACGAAGCCCTAGGGCGCGAGTGGAGCGTAGAAAGGATCTCACAGCACGCGCAGAGGTACACGTGGACGAACATAGTCTCCCAGCTCTCAGCCCTTTACGATGAGATTATGGGCAGGGAGACGAAAGACTGA